One Vespa velutina chromosome 9, iVesVel2.1, whole genome shotgun sequence DNA segment encodes these proteins:
- the LOC124951804 gene encoding tetraspanin-5 isoform X2: protein MPAVRKYRRDTSEVSCCLKYVIFGFNVMFWWLGLGIMAIGVWAWTEKDTFNNLSRLTNVALDPAFILILVGTVTFIIGFTGCVGALRENTCLLAAYAIFLALLLLMEMTAGVLGFIFKDWIKSQATGGFQAFIIHYREDPDQQNLIDWIQEDWLQCCGIEGPKDWDRNNYFNCSSSDIGSREACGVPFSCCKRKPNEIIKNKQCGYDVRKPSYTGERSIFERGCLRAGEEWLELNLVPVAGTVVSTMVLQNFEVAKVIYEKGCVQAGEEWMERNLLPIASGAVVTAFAQM from the exons TGGCTCGGTTTGGGCATCATGGCGATAGGCGTATGGGCATGGACGGAAAAGGacacatttaataatttgtccCGCCTCACGAACGTTGCACTCGATCCAGCATTTATACTCATTCTAGTCG GTACAGTGACATTTATCATCGGATTTACGGGGTGTGTCGGCGCACTCAGGGAAAATACGTGCCTCCTAGCCGCA TACGCGATATTCCTGGCGTTATTGCTGCTAATGGAGATGACTGCCGGTGTTTTAGGCTTCATCTTTAAAGACTGG ATAAAATCACAAGCAACCGGGGGCTTCCAAGCTTTCATCATTCACTATCGCGAGGATCCAGATCAACAGAATTTGATCGATTGGATTCAAGAGGATTGG ttACAATGCTGCGGTATCGAGGGCCCAAAGGATTGggatcgtaataattatttcaactgTTCGTCGAGTGACATTGGCTCGAGGGAAGCCTGTGGTGTGCCTTTCAGTTGCTGTAAAAGGAAACCAAAC GAAATTATCAAGAACAAGCAGTGTGGCTATGACGTTAGGAAACCTAGCTAC ACGGGAGAGAGGAGTATATTCGAAAGAGGTTGCCTAAGGGCAGGAGAGGAGTGGCTAGAGCTGAACCTTGTGCCTGTCGCCGGTACGGTTGTCAGCACTATGGTCCTTCAG aACTTTGAAGTCGCTAAAGTGATTTACGAGAAGGGATGCGTTCAAGCAGGGGAGGAGTGGATGGAACGAAATCTTCTCCCAATTGCAAGTGGCGCGGTCGTTACGGCTTTTGCACAG ATGTAA
- the LOC124951804 gene encoding tetraspanin-5 isoform X1 produces MPAVRKYRRDTSEVSCCLKYVIFGFNVMFWWLGLGIMAIGVWAWTEKDTFNNLSRLTNVALDPAFILILVGTVTFIIGFTGCVGALRENTCLLAAYAIFLALLLLMEMTAGVLGFIFKDWIKSQATGGFQAFIIHYREDPDQQNLIDWIQEDWLQCCGIEGPKDWDRNNYFNCSSSDIGSREACGVPFSCCKRKPNEIIKNKQCGYDVRKPSYTGERSIFERGCLRAGEEWLELNLVPVAGTVVSTMVLQNFEVAKVIYEKGCVQAGEEWMERNLLPIASGAVVTAFAQILGICFAQNLRADIFAQKAKWH; encoded by the exons TGGCTCGGTTTGGGCATCATGGCGATAGGCGTATGGGCATGGACGGAAAAGGacacatttaataatttgtccCGCCTCACGAACGTTGCACTCGATCCAGCATTTATACTCATTCTAGTCG GTACAGTGACATTTATCATCGGATTTACGGGGTGTGTCGGCGCACTCAGGGAAAATACGTGCCTCCTAGCCGCA TACGCGATATTCCTGGCGTTATTGCTGCTAATGGAGATGACTGCCGGTGTTTTAGGCTTCATCTTTAAAGACTGG ATAAAATCACAAGCAACCGGGGGCTTCCAAGCTTTCATCATTCACTATCGCGAGGATCCAGATCAACAGAATTTGATCGATTGGATTCAAGAGGATTGG ttACAATGCTGCGGTATCGAGGGCCCAAAGGATTGggatcgtaataattatttcaactgTTCGTCGAGTGACATTGGCTCGAGGGAAGCCTGTGGTGTGCCTTTCAGTTGCTGTAAAAGGAAACCAAAC GAAATTATCAAGAACAAGCAGTGTGGCTATGACGTTAGGAAACCTAGCTAC ACGGGAGAGAGGAGTATATTCGAAAGAGGTTGCCTAAGGGCAGGAGAGGAGTGGCTAGAGCTGAACCTTGTGCCTGTCGCCGGTACGGTTGTCAGCACTATGGTCCTTCAG aACTTTGAAGTCGCTAAAGTGATTTACGAGAAGGGATGCGTTCAAGCAGGGGAGGAGTGGATGGAACGAAATCTTCTCCCAATTGCAAGTGGCGCGGTCGTTACGGCTTTTGCACAG aTTTTGGGAATTTGCTTCGCTCAAAATCTACGAGCGGATATATTTGCGCAAAAGGCAAAATGGCATTGA